The Paenibacillus sp. RC334 nucleotide sequence ATTTTGGCTGATCGCTACGGCAGGCGTGCGATATTAGTGTGGACGCTGTTGATCTTTTCTATTGCAAGCGGCTTGTCAGCTTTGGCGACCGGGCTCGGTGTACTGTTGGTGCTGCGCTTTATTGCAGGCGTAGGCTTGGGAGGGGAATTGCCTGTAGCTTCGACGCTGGTGTCGGAATCGGTGCCGGTTCAGGAACGGGGAAAAGCGGTCGTTTTGTTGGAAAGCTTCTGGGCCGCGGGATGGATTCTTTCTGCGCTTATTGCCTATTTTGTTATTCCAAAGTACGGCTGGCAGATGGCCTTTATTCTCGGCGCAGTACCAGCCCTGTACGCCCTTTATTTACGCAAAGCGGTAGAGGATTCACCACGATACAAGCAGCAGAGTGTCAAGCTTCCACTGCGTGAAAGACTGGCTTCCATTTGGTCAGGGCCGAACCGCAAGTCCACGCTCATGCTGTGGATTTTATGGTTTACGGTTGTATTTTCCTATTACGGAATGTTTCTGTGGCTGCCAAGCATTATGTTTATGAAGGGTTTTGAACTGGTTAAAAGCTTTGAGTATGTCCTGATCATGACGCTGGCGCAATTGCCAGGATATTTTACTGCGGCATATCTGATTGAAAAGCTGGGCCGCAAATTCGTGCTGATCGTCTATTTACTGCTAACGGCGGTGTCTGCTATTTGGTTCGGTACCTCGGAAACGGCAGGAATGCTGCTGGCTGCCGGTATCTGCTTGTCCTTTTTCAATCTCGGCGCGTGGGGAGCCATGTATGCCTATACCCCGGAATTGTACCCAACAGCCGTCCGTTCTACCGGAGTGGGTATGGCGGCTGCGTTTGGTCGTATCGGTGGCGTGATTGGACCGTTCCTGGTCGGAATGCTGGTTGGACAGGGCATGGCGATACAATCTATCTTTGTCATTTTCTTCGTAGCGATCCTGATTGGAGCGGCGGCGGTATGGTTGCTGGGTACCGAAACGAAAAATCGGGAGATCGACTAACCTTTACATTCACCTCTATAAAGATTCATAATATAAGAGAGAGGAGTGACCTGAAATGGAGCATACCTTTCTGCTCAAGGCAGACTGGAACGGGGGGCGCAACAGCGCTGGGTATATTGAGGCCGGACAGCTGCGGACAGCGATTTCGATCCCGGCAGAGATGGGTGGTCCCGGTGTGGGTACCAATCCGGATGAAATGCTGCTAGGCGCTGCCGCGACCTGCTATTTGATTACATTGGCGGCGATGATGGAGCGCGCTGGTCTTACGGTGGCTTCACTGGCGCTGGAATCCGAAGGGATTGTCGATGTAACGAACAATATTTTTACATATCGTCGAATTATCCATCGTCCACGAGTTCATTTGGCCGCCGATGCGACAGAATCGCAGATCGAACAGGCAGTGCGGCTGGCAGAGCAGGCAGAGAGCTCTTGCATGATCTCACGTGCCGTAGCGGGAAATGTAGCTTTATCTACAGAGCCCGTCGTGGAACGCGCCTCTTAGCGCTATTTGAACCAGGAGTAATCATTCCAATTGCCCATTATTTTTCTAATTTGAGGAGGACACAACCATGACAGCACAACAAAAATTGCTCGTTTTCGCAGGCTCTTACGCCGAATTGGAAGGCAGCGGAGTTTATGCGTACACTTTTAATGAAGAGACAGGGGTTCTTACATTACAGGATGAGTTCTCCGGATTGAAAAATCCAACCTTCCTGAACGTAGACGTGAAGAACCGGAAGCTGTATTCCATTGGAGAAACGACTTCTGCTACTGGAGCGAAGGTGGGCGAAGCTGCTGCTTTTGAAATTGATCCGGTCAAAGGGACATTTACATTGCTTAACCGGGCGGAAAACGTTGGCGCAACAACCTGTCACATTCAGCGTGATCCATCCGATCGCTACCTGATCGTAGTCAGCTACCACGGAGGAATGGTGGGACTGGTGTCTCTAACCGAGGATGGCCGTATCGGCGAGTTGCTGGATGTTAAACAGCATGAGGGCAAGGGAGCGCATCCTGAGCGTCAGGATCGTCCGCATCCACACTCCAGTTTCTTTAGCCCTGATGGTCGTTTCCTCTTCGTACAGGATCTCGGTTTGGATCTGATCCGTGTCTACACCATTGATGACAGTAAAGGACAACTGGTACTTCATGGCGAAACGAAAACCCATGCAGGTGCAGGTCCACGTCACTTGACGTTCCACCCGAACGGTAAATTTGCTTTTGTCATTAATGAGGTGGATTCTTCCATTACTTCTTTTGCGTATGACGTAGAAGCAGGCAAGCTTACCGAGCTTGAGAGCGTACCGACTTTGCCGTCTGATTTTACGGGCGAAAACACAACCGCTGAGATTGCTATTTCGGGGGATGGTGCTTATGTGTACGGTTCCAACCGTGGGCATGACAGCATCGTAGTGTTCGCTGTAGACGCTGCAACAGGCAAGCTGAGCCTGGTAGAGCATGTTTCTGCCGAAGGAGAGCATCCACGTCATTTTGCTTTGACTCCAAACGGCGAGCATCTGCTCGTGGCAAACCGCGATACGAATAACATCGTTACATTTAAAGTGGACAAGGCTAGTGGACGACTAACCTATACGGGACAACAAGTAACCGTGTCCAAGCCGGTATGCGTTCAACCTTTTTACTTTTCTGTATAAAGTTTGATAGAGGCTGGGTGGCTGAGTAACGGTAAACGGTATACGGGTAATGACCGCTACGAGGACGGATCATTCTTCCGATCGCTGTTGCCCCCGGATTTCTTGATTATATGTTCAAGGGTAGAAATCCGGGAACAAAGGCGAACGCTAACGCTTCTTCAGAACGATTCCGTCCTCTCCGCTCTTTTGTGCTTCTGGGTAACTGTTCATAGAAAATTCTTGAGAATTACGGTCTGTAGGTTAAACCTGCGGCCGTTTTTCTTTTTATAGCTGGCTATTTTTATAGAAGTCATTTTCTATTTCATATGATATATAACAATATTTAATATGGATATATTGTAATATATAAACATAATTTGTTGAATTATGTTGAAAAGCGCAGAAAAAGCTGGTATGTTCATCATGGAAATCAGTGGCTAATATTCTGGTTTTTTTATTCTTATAAAATAAACAGAGAAGGTGATCGATATCATGAGTGAAACCCTTCAGGAAAAGGTCGATCGCCTTGAATTGTATGTGGATTTGTTGAGACAGATTGCTGTAAATCCCGAAGAAAATGTAATATGGGATTGGGTGATTTCTAAAGGGCTCAACCGTGAACAGTACAACAATTTAAACTCTGTTTTAAAAGAAAACACCAGGATTCTTTTAAAACAAAAAGAGGGGGGGAATCCCACTGTTTTAAGCTTTCAGGAGTTCTCTAGTCAAGTCATCGGATCTATAGGCTTAAATGATGACGAAGTGGGCAAGAAAGCGGTTGCTCAAGTGTTAAGGAGTGCTGTTAGGATGCCTGCTTTTGCTATACTTAATCATTACGTAAACTTAATTGATAAATAGAAGCTTGATAGTTTAGGACTCACTTATGTGGGTCATTTTCTTATTTTAATTAGACTAGGGGAGACTCTAACTAAAGAATAGAGCAAGCAAAGGAATTCTCCATGAAAAATAACAAATCACATGTATAAAATTTTAAGGTTACAAATAAGAAGCGAATAATCTCGGCAGTAAAAGGGTACATATGTTATAAGTGGGACAAGAATCCCTTGGGTAAATTTAAGATGAGCATTGTAAGATCAACATAAGTGTTAGAAGTTTCTTAATCAAAAGCATACATTTTAGGAGAGACGAGAGCTGTTCATATCGGTAGTTTTGTTCGTGGTGTGCTAGAGATAAGCTGAGTAACGGAGCGGGCAGATGGATTTCGGAGAAGTGATAGCGTTCGCCTTTGGAACTTGATTTTAACCATAAGAACCTAATTCAAAAAATCAGGTTTCAACAGTGATCGGAGAAACCATCTGTTCGCGCAGTGGGCCACATAGACCAAAAACTGCCGATTAAACACATTTTACACAAGGAGGAGGAAATCATATGAAAATTACCATTACGCAAAAGGAAGCCGCCGACAAAGGAATCTGGACAGAGATCATGGGTATGTTCGCTGTAACCAAAGAGGACGAGGTGTGGCAAAATGAAGAGTTTATTCTCACTGAAGAACAGGCGCGTCAGGTCGGATTGATCAAATAAAAAGCTGTAAATAAGACATGTAAGCAAGTTTTAAGACCAAGTCTTAAAAAATCGTAACTTCTTTTTTATGTATCTGATACACTTTTTAACCGTACAACGTTTATAGTAAGTGCATAAGGGTAATGAAGCTTACAGACACCGTGTACATACCCAGACGGTAAGGAGAGATCAGACATGATGAGACTAGCTTCGAAATGGACAGTATTGGCTTTAATGATGATGCTGATGACGGCGGCGGGAGCAACAGCACAAGGCTACACGCCCGTAACACCTGCTGAAAATCAGGAGACCGTATATATAAATCAATTGGAGATGCGTAACGGACAAATCTATTTGTCGGCAGATCCGATTGAATGGTATGAAGGTAAGGCAGCAGACAAGGCGTTCTTGGAGCATGAAGGAAACACAGGGTTGGACGGAGCACCAGACGGTTACTACATCGTGAATAATTCCGTGCAAAATGACGTGTACCAGGTTGCCCCAGATGCTTCGGTAGAGGTACAAATTTATGATCATACAGGTCGTATAGAAGATACAGATGTAAAATGGAATGAATCGATCCCTTTGGCACAGTTTGAAAAAGATTTTGCCAAAAAAGATGTATTGGATCTCAGCCAATTTCCATACCATGTGACGTTGCGTGACGGTAAGGTCGTTAAAATCGTGCAGCAGTTCATTCCTTAAAATAGAAGTAATCGCATAGCAGACACGTGCTTTCATTTGATCGTAGATCAGTGGGAGCACTTTTTTTATGCAAAATTTGAACGAGTTCATCAGGATAGCAAGGAGATGAAAAAGCGCATGTCGAATATGTGGAAAACAGGTTCGTGCAACAAACTCATCGTTTTTAAGTAGTAACGATATCACATTACTTTTTGGAGAGAAAGGAATGAAGAGATGAAGGCCATTATAGTCGAACAATTCGGATCGCCGGAATACATGAAATATGTAGATATTGAAATTCCATCCCTTCAATCCACACAAGTGTTAATCCGGGTTCACGCAACCAGTGTTAATTATGCGGATATTAAAGCCAGATACGGGAAGAAGGGGGAAGGCAAGCTACCTTTTTTGCCTGGACTGGAGGCATCAGGGATTGTGGAAAAAGTGGGTGCTGATGTGAAATCTATACGTGTGGGTCAACGCGTCATTGCCTTACCACATCATGGCTCGTACGCGGAGTATATCGTTGCAGAAGAAAATCTGACTTTTGTGTTACCTGATCGTGTGGATATGGACACAGCAGGAGCGAGCGGCATTGTATCCTTCTTATCTTATAAGCTCCTTGCTGATGTGGCCCGGTTAACCAGAGGGGAAGCTGTACTAATCCATTCGGCGGCTGGCGGCGTAGGAACAACAGCGATACAAATAGCCAAGTTGTTAGGTGCAGGAAAGGTCATAGGAACGGTGGGGAATGAAAACAAGATTCCCGTGGCCTTAAGTGCAGGTGCAGATCATGTTATTTGTTACGAAACAGAGGACTTTGCGGAGAAAGTCAATGAATTGACCGCAGGCAAAGGCGTTCAAATTATTTTAGATTCTGTGGCAGGCGATATAACGCAGAAAAGTTTAAACTGTCTGGCTCATTTTGGACGCTTGGTGATGTTTGGTAACTCCAGCGGAAGAAGCGCACAGCTCCAAACAAGCGATCTGCATGCAAGCTGTCGTTCTGTTCTTGGATTTAGTTTGAGCACGACCCGAAAAGAACGGCCT carries:
- a CDS encoding MFS transporter; translated protein: MSELTSLPPSKKRKLLFSAGLSWLFDAMDVGLLSFIAAALAKEWHLGSEQIGLLTAMNSIGMVFGAALAGILADRYGRRAILVWTLLIFSIASGLSALATGLGVLLVLRFIAGVGLGGELPVASTLVSESVPVQERGKAVVLLESFWAAGWILSALIAYFVIPKYGWQMAFILGAVPALYALYLRKAVEDSPRYKQQSVKLPLRERLASIWSGPNRKSTLMLWILWFTVVFSYYGMFLWLPSIMFMKGFELVKSFEYVLIMTLAQLPGYFTAAYLIEKLGRKFVLIVYLLLTAVSAIWFGTSETAGMLLAAGICLSFFNLGAWGAMYAYTPELYPTAVRSTGVGMAAAFGRIGGVIGPFLVGMLVGQGMAIQSIFVIFFVAILIGAAAVWLLGTETKNREID
- a CDS encoding OsmC family protein yields the protein MEHTFLLKADWNGGRNSAGYIEAGQLRTAISIPAEMGGPGVGTNPDEMLLGAAATCYLITLAAMMERAGLTVASLALESEGIVDVTNNIFTYRRIIHRPRVHLAADATESQIEQAVRLAEQAESSCMISRAVAGNVALSTEPVVERAS
- a CDS encoding lactonase family protein gives rise to the protein MTAQQKLLVFAGSYAELEGSGVYAYTFNEETGVLTLQDEFSGLKNPTFLNVDVKNRKLYSIGETTSATGAKVGEAAAFEIDPVKGTFTLLNRAENVGATTCHIQRDPSDRYLIVVSYHGGMVGLVSLTEDGRIGELLDVKQHEGKGAHPERQDRPHPHSSFFSPDGRFLFVQDLGLDLIRVYTIDDSKGQLVLHGETKTHAGAGPRHLTFHPNGKFAFVINEVDSSITSFAYDVEAGKLTELESVPTLPSDFTGENTTAEIAISGDGAYVYGSNRGHDSIVVFAVDAATGKLSLVEHVSAEGEHPRHFALTPNGEHLLVANRDTNNIVTFKVDKASGRLTYTGQQVTVSKPVCVQPFYFSV
- a CDS encoding NADPH:quinone oxidoreductase family protein, whose protein sequence is MKAIIVEQFGSPEYMKYVDIEIPSLQSTQVLIRVHATSVNYADIKARYGKKGEGKLPFLPGLEASGIVEKVGADVKSIRVGQRVIALPHHGSYAEYIVAEENLTFVLPDRVDMDTAGASGIVSFLSYKLLADVARLTRGEAVLIHSAAGGVGTTAIQIAKLLGAGKVIGTVGNENKIPVALSAGADHVICYETEDFAEKVNELTAGKGVQIILDSVAGDITQKSLNCLAHFGRLVMFGNSSGRSAQLQTSDLHASCRSVLGFSLSTTRKERPEMLREIAVQVFKLLENGQLDIKISERFPLKEAALAHQWVESRKSTGKVLLYT